From a region of the Enterobacter cancerogenus genome:
- the ugpA gene encoding sn-glycerol-3-phosphate ABC transporter permease UgpA — translation MSSSRPVFRSRWLPYLLVAPQLIITVIFFIWPAGEALWYSVQSVDPFGLSSQFVGLDNFTALLHDSYYLDSFWTTMKFSALVTVSGLVASLFFAALVDYVVRGSRLYQTLMLLPYAVAPAVAAVLWIFLFNPGRGLITHFLAEFGYDWNHAQNSGQAMFLVVFASVWKQISYNFLFFFAALQSIPRSLVEAAAIDGAGPVRRFFTLSLPLIAPVSFFLLVVNLVYAFFDTFPVIDAATAGGPVQATTTLIYKIYREGFAGLDLSASAAQSVVLMFLVILLTVVQFRYVESKVRYQ, via the coding sequence ATGTCCTCATCCCGTCCGGTGTTCCGCTCCCGCTGGCTGCCCTATCTGCTGGTTGCGCCGCAGCTGATCATCACCGTTATCTTCTTTATCTGGCCTGCGGGCGAAGCGCTGTGGTACTCGGTGCAAAGCGTCGACCCGTTCGGGCTGTCCAGCCAGTTTGTCGGGCTGGACAACTTTACCGCGCTGCTTCACGACAGCTATTACCTCGACTCTTTCTGGACGACGATGAAGTTCAGCGCGCTGGTCACGGTCAGCGGGCTGGTCGCCTCGCTGTTCTTCGCCGCGCTGGTGGATTACGTAGTGCGCGGCAGTCGCCTGTATCAAACCTTGATGCTGCTGCCCTACGCCGTCGCGCCTGCCGTGGCTGCCGTGCTGTGGATCTTCCTGTTTAATCCCGGGCGCGGGCTGATTACCCACTTCCTGGCGGAGTTCGGTTATGACTGGAACCACGCGCAGAACAGCGGTCAGGCGATGTTCCTGGTGGTCTTCGCCTCGGTGTGGAAGCAGATCAGCTACAACTTCCTGTTCTTCTTCGCCGCGCTACAGTCCATTCCGCGCTCGCTGGTGGAGGCTGCGGCAATCGACGGCGCTGGCCCGGTTCGCCGCTTCTTTACGCTTTCGCTGCCGCTGATCGCCCCGGTGAGTTTCTTCCTGCTGGTGGTCAACCTGGTCTACGCCTTCTTCGACACCTTCCCGGTGATCGACGCCGCCACAGCAGGCGGCCCGGTGCAGGCCACCACCACGCTTATCTACAAAATCTACCGTGAGGGCTTTGCCGGTCTGGACCTTTCGGCCTCTGCCGCCCAGTCGGTGGTGCTGATGTTCCTCGTTATCCTCCTCACGGTGGTGCAGTTCCGCTATGTCGAAAGTAAGGTGCGCTACCAATGA
- the ugpE gene encoding sn-glycerol-3-phosphate ABC transporter permease UgpE: MIENRRGLTIFSHTMLILGIIVILFPLYVAFVAATLDTKAVFDTPMTLIPGGHLFENMKTIWTQGVGANSAPFWLMMLNSFIMAFGITVGKITVSMLSAFAIVWFRFPLRNLFFWMIFITLMLPVEVRIFPTVEVIANLNMLDNYAGLTLPLMASATATFLFRQFFMTLPDELIEAARIDGASPMRFFRDIVLPLSKTNLAALFVITFIYGWNQYLWPLLIIQDVNLGTAVAGIKGMIATGEGTTLWNQVMAAMLLTLIPPVVIVLAMQRAFVRGLVDSEK, from the coding sequence ATGATTGAGAACCGTCGCGGGCTGACGATTTTCAGCCATACCATGCTGATTTTAGGGATCATCGTCATCCTGTTCCCGCTGTACGTGGCCTTTGTCGCCGCCACGCTGGACACCAAAGCGGTGTTCGACACGCCGATGACGCTGATCCCTGGCGGGCATCTTTTCGAGAACATGAAAACCATCTGGACCCAGGGCGTGGGTGCCAATAGCGCGCCGTTCTGGCTGATGATGCTCAACAGCTTCATCATGGCGTTTGGCATTACGGTGGGCAAAATCACCGTGTCGATGCTCTCGGCCTTCGCCATCGTCTGGTTCCGTTTTCCGCTGCGTAACCTGTTCTTCTGGATGATCTTCATCACCCTGATGCTGCCGGTGGAGGTGCGTATCTTCCCGACGGTGGAAGTGATCGCCAACCTCAACATGCTGGACAACTACGCGGGCTTAACCCTGCCGCTGATGGCCTCGGCGACCGCCACTTTCCTGTTCCGCCAGTTCTTTATGACCCTGCCGGACGAGCTGATTGAAGCGGCGCGTATCGACGGCGCCTCGCCGATGCGCTTTTTCCGCGACATTGTGCTGCCGCTGTCCAAAACCAACCTCGCGGCGCTGTTCGTGATCACCTTTATCTACGGCTGGAACCAGTACCTGTGGCCGCTGCTGATTATCCAGGACGTCAATCTCGGCACCGCCGTGGCGGGTATCAAAGGCATGATCGCCACCGGCGAAGGCACCACCCTCTGGAACCAGGTGATGGCGGCGATGCTGCTCACCTTAATCCCCCCGGTCGTAATCGTTTTAGCCATGCAGCGCGCGTTTGTGCGTGGCTTAGTAGACAGTGAGAAATAA
- a CDS encoding sn-glycerol-3-phosphate import ATP-binding protein UgpC: MAGLKLQAVSKSWDNKTQVIQPLTLDVADGEFIVMVGPSGCGKSTLLRMVAGLERVTSGDIWIDRQRVTEKEPKDRGIAMVFQNYALYPHMSVEENMAWGLKIRGMGKGHIAERVREAARILELDGLLKRRPRELSGGQRQRVAMGRAIVRDPAVFLFDEPLSNLDAKLRVQMRLELQQLHRRLKTTSLYVTHDQVEAMTLAQRVMVMNKGVAEQIGTPVEVYEKPATRFVASFIGSPAMNLLDGRISSAGTHFELDSGMALPVNWYYRGYAGRKMTLGIRPEHIGLSSQAEGGVPLVMDTLEMLGADNLAHGRWGEQKLVVRLAHQERPKAGSTLWLHLPENHLHIFDGETGQRI; the protein is encoded by the coding sequence ATGGCAGGACTTAAACTTCAGGCAGTTTCCAAAAGCTGGGATAACAAAACCCAGGTCATTCAACCGCTGACCCTCGACGTGGCGGATGGGGAGTTTATCGTGATGGTCGGCCCCTCCGGCTGCGGTAAATCAACGCTGCTGCGCATGGTGGCGGGGCTTGAGCGCGTGACCTCCGGCGATATCTGGATCGACCGCCAGCGCGTGACCGAGAAGGAGCCGAAGGACAGAGGCATCGCGATGGTGTTTCAGAACTACGCGCTCTATCCGCACATGAGCGTGGAAGAGAACATGGCCTGGGGGCTGAAAATTCGCGGCATGGGCAAAGGTCACATCGCGGAGCGCGTGAGAGAGGCGGCGCGCATTCTGGAGCTGGACGGCCTGCTGAAACGCCGCCCGCGCGAGCTGTCCGGCGGCCAGCGTCAGCGCGTAGCGATGGGGCGCGCCATCGTGCGCGATCCGGCGGTGTTCCTGTTTGATGAACCGCTCTCCAATCTCGACGCTAAACTGCGCGTGCAGATGCGCCTGGAGCTGCAGCAGCTCCATCGCCGCCTGAAAACCACCTCTTTGTACGTGACCCACGATCAGGTCGAGGCGATGACCCTCGCCCAGCGCGTGATGGTGATGAACAAAGGCGTTGCCGAGCAAATTGGCACCCCGGTGGAGGTCTATGAAAAGCCCGCCACCCGCTTTGTGGCGAGCTTTATCGGCAGCCCGGCGATGAACCTGCTGGACGGGCGCATCAGCAGTGCGGGAACCCACTTCGAGCTGGACAGCGGGATGGCATTGCCAGTCAACTGGTACTATCGTGGCTACGCCGGGCGTAAAATGACGCTCGGTATCCGCCCGGAGCACATTGGGTTAAGCTCTCAGGCGGAGGGTGGCGTGCCGCTGGTCATGGACACGCTGGAGATGCTGGGCGCCGACAACCTGGCGCACGGACGCTGGGGCGAGCAAAAGCTGGTGGTGCGTCTGGCACATCAGGAGCGCCCGAAAGCAGGCAGCACGCTGTGGCTGCATCTGCCGGAAAATCACCTGCACATATTTGACGGTGAAACAGGACAACGTATATGA
- the ugpQ gene encoding glycerophosphodiester phosphodiesterase, which yields MSNWPYPHIVAHRGGGKLAPENTLAAIDTGARFGHTMIEFDAKLSKDGEIFLLHDDNLERTSNGWGVAGDLPWQDLLKVDAGSWFSSDFRGEPLPRLADVADRCRTHRMMANIEIKPTTGTGPLTGKAIALAARELWEGMTAPLLSSFDIDALEAAQAAVPELPRGLLLDTWRNDWRELTTRLGCVSIHLNHRLLNEARVRELKQAGLHILVYTVNTPQRAAELLRWGVDSICTDAIDRIGPNFSSADY from the coding sequence ATGAGTAACTGGCCTTATCCCCACATCGTCGCCCACCGTGGCGGCGGCAAACTGGCACCCGAAAACACCCTGGCGGCCATCGACACCGGTGCGCGTTTCGGCCATACGATGATCGAGTTTGACGCCAAACTGTCGAAAGACGGCGAAATCTTCCTGCTGCACGACGACAACCTCGAGCGCACCAGCAACGGCTGGGGCGTGGCGGGCGATCTGCCGTGGCAAGACCTGCTGAAGGTGGACGCCGGAAGCTGGTTCAGCAGCGACTTCAGGGGGGAGCCGCTACCGCGCCTGGCGGACGTGGCGGACCGCTGCCGGACGCACAGGATGATGGCTAACATCGAAATTAAACCGACCACCGGCACCGGGCCGCTGACAGGCAAAGCGATCGCGCTGGCCGCGCGTGAACTGTGGGAAGGGATGACCGCGCCGCTGCTGTCGTCATTTGATATCGACGCGCTTGAGGCTGCCCAGGCCGCCGTGCCGGAGCTGCCGCGCGGCCTGCTGCTGGATACGTGGCGTAACGACTGGCGTGAGCTCACCACCCGTCTCGGCTGCGTGTCAATTCATCTCAATCACAGGCTGCTGAATGAGGCGCGGGTCAGAGAGCTGAAACAGGCCGGGCTGCATATCCTGGTCTACACCGTCAACACGCCCCAGCGTGCAGCCGAACTGCTGCGCTGGGGCGTGGACAGCATCTGCACCGATGCGATCGACCGGATAGGCCCGAACTTTAGTTCTGCGGATTATTAA
- a CDS encoding DUF2756 family protein, protein MKRLLILTALLPFAALAQPLNTLNNPNQQGYVIPSQQRMQTEMMSQQQQQKGMLNQQLRTQTQMQQQNLQNQMNTNTQRIQQGQVREQPLQNNSGGMLGGGNTLSSGQQHMLTPQSNGSMLNNPQN, encoded by the coding sequence ATGAAACGCTTACTGATTCTGACAGCGCTACTGCCATTCGCCGCGCTCGCACAGCCACTGAATACCCTGAACAACCCGAACCAGCAGGGCTACGTTATTCCGAGCCAGCAGCGTATGCAGACGGAAATGATGAGCCAACAGCAGCAGCAAAAAGGGATGCTCAATCAGCAGCTGCGTACCCAGACCCAGATGCAGCAGCAAAATCTGCAAAACCAGATGAATACCAATACCCAGCGAATTCAGCAGGGCCAGGTACGCGAGCAGCCGCTGCAAAACAACAGCGGCGGCATGTTGGGCGGGGGAAATACCCTGAGCAGCGGCCAGCAGCACATGCTAACGCCGCAGTCGAACGGCAGTATGCTTAATAATCCGCAGAACTAA
- the ggt gene encoding gamma-glutamyltransferase — protein sequence MMKPTFLRWVAIAALMAGGTFSVAANPPAAPPVSYGVEEDVFHPVRATHGMVASVDALATQVGVDILKQGGNAVDAAVAVGYALAVTHPQAGNLGGGGFMMLRTKVGKTTAIDFREMAPNQASRDMFLDEQGNPDGKKSLTSHLATGTPGTVAGFSLALEKYGTLPLNKVVQPAIALARDGFEVNDALADDLKTYGSEVIPHHENSKAIFWKDGEPLKKGDKLVQTNLAKSLELIAENGPDAFYKGAIADQIADEMQKNGGLITKADLAEYKAVEREPISGTYRGYEIFSMPPPSSGGIHIVQILNILENFDMHKFGFGSADAMQVMAEAEKRAYADRSEYLGDPDFVKVPWQALTNKAYAKSIADEIDINKAKPSSEIRPGKLAPYESNQTTHFSVVDKDGNAVAVTYTLNTTFGTGIVAGNSGILLNNEMDDFSAKPGVPNVYGLVGGDANAVGPKKRPLSSMSPTIVVKDGKTWLVTGSPGGSRIITTVLQMVVNSIDFGMNVAEATNAPRFHHQWLPDELRVEKGFSPDTLKLLEQRGQKVAVKEAMGSTQSIMVGPDGALFGASDPRSVDDLTAGY from the coding sequence ATGATGAAACCAACGTTTTTGCGCTGGGTAGCGATCGCTGCGCTGATGGCTGGCGGCACGTTTAGCGTGGCGGCCAACCCACCGGCGGCTCCGCCCGTCTCCTATGGCGTCGAGGAAGATGTTTTTCATCCCGTGCGGGCAACCCACGGCATGGTGGCTTCCGTGGATGCGCTGGCGACGCAGGTGGGCGTCGATATTCTCAAGCAGGGCGGTAACGCGGTAGATGCGGCGGTTGCGGTGGGCTACGCGCTGGCGGTGACGCATCCGCAGGCGGGTAACCTGGGCGGCGGCGGGTTTATGATGCTGCGCACGAAAGTCGGCAAAACCACCGCTATCGACTTCCGTGAAATGGCCCCGAATCAGGCCTCCCGGGATATGTTCCTCGACGAGCAGGGTAACCCGGACGGTAAAAAGTCCCTGACCTCGCACCTGGCAACCGGCACGCCCGGCACCGTGGCGGGCTTCTCGCTGGCGCTGGAAAAATACGGCACGCTGCCGCTGAACAAAGTCGTGCAGCCTGCGATTGCGCTGGCGCGTGACGGCTTTGAGGTAAACGACGCCCTGGCCGACGATCTCAAAACTTACGGCAGCGAAGTGATCCCCCATCACGAAAACAGCAAAGCCATCTTCTGGAAGGACGGCGAGCCGCTGAAGAAGGGCGACAAACTGGTGCAGACGAACCTCGCAAAAAGCCTGGAGCTGATTGCGGAAAACGGCCCGGATGCCTTCTACAAAGGGGCGATTGCCGACCAGATAGCCGACGAGATGCAAAAGAACGGTGGGCTTATCACCAAAGCGGACCTGGCGGAGTATAAAGCGGTTGAACGCGAGCCGATTAGCGGCACCTATCGCGGCTATGAGATCTTCTCCATGCCGCCGCCGTCCTCCGGCGGTATTCACATCGTGCAGATCCTCAACATTCTTGAAAACTTCGATATGCACAAGTTCGGCTTCGGCAGCGCAGATGCCATGCAGGTGATGGCCGAGGCGGAAAAACGCGCCTACGCCGACCGTTCGGAATACCTCGGCGATCCGGACTTCGTGAAGGTACCGTGGCAGGCGCTGACTAACAAAGCCTATGCCAAATCCATTGCCGATGAGATCGACATTAATAAGGCTAAACCGTCGAGCGAAATCCGCCCCGGCAAGCTGGCCCCGTATGAAAGCAATCAGACTACCCACTTCTCGGTGGTGGATAAAGACGGTAACGCCGTGGCGGTGACCTACACGCTTAACACCACGTTCGGCACCGGCATTGTGGCGGGGAACAGCGGCATATTGCTGAACAACGAAATGGATGACTTCTCTGCCAAACCGGGCGTGCCGAACGTCTACGGACTGGTGGGCGGCGATGCCAACGCCGTCGGGCCGAAGAAGCGTCCGCTGTCGTCTATGTCACCGACCATTGTGGTGAAAGACGGCAAAACCTGGCTGGTGACCGGTAGCCCGGGCGGGAGCCGTATTATCACCACCGTACTGCAGATGGTGGTCAACAGCATCGATTTTGGGATGAACGTCGCCGAAGCAACCAATGCGCCGCGTTTCCATCATCAGTGGCTGCCGGACGAGCTGCGCGTTGAGAAGGGCTTTAGCCCGGACACTCTCAAACTGCTGGAACAACGCGGGCAGAAGGTGGCGGTAAAAGAGGCGATGGGCAGTACGCAAAGCATTATGGTCGGGCCGGACGGCGCGCTGTTCGGCGCATCGGACCCGCGGTCGGTGGATGATTTGACGGCGGGGTATTGA
- the yhhY gene encoding N-acetyltransferase codes for MSEIVIRHAEQKDIDAIRQIHAQPEVYHNTLQVPHPSLEMWQMRLGDQQGIKQLVACIDDIVVGHLTIDVAQRPRRSHVADFGICVGAKWHNRGVASALMRTMIDMCDNWLRVDRIELTVFVDNEPAIAVYKKYGFEIEGTGKRYALRNGEYVDAYYMARMK; via the coding sequence ATGAGTGAGATAGTGATACGCCACGCTGAACAGAAAGATATCGACGCGATTCGTCAGATTCACGCCCAGCCGGAGGTGTACCACAATACCCTACAGGTTCCTCATCCTTCGCTCGAAATGTGGCAGATGCGGCTAGGCGACCAGCAGGGTATTAAGCAGCTGGTTGCCTGCATTGACGATATCGTGGTCGGGCATCTCACCATTGATGTCGCCCAGCGCCCTCGCCGAAGCCACGTCGCCGATTTTGGTATTTGTGTGGGCGCAAAGTGGCACAACCGCGGCGTAGCCAGCGCGCTGATGCGCACCATGATCGACATGTGTGACAACTGGCTTCGCGTTGACCGCATCGAACTAACGGTGTTTGTGGATAACGAACCGGCGATAGCCGTGTACAAAAAGTACGGGTTCGAGATTGAAGGTACCGGCAAGCGCTACGCCCTGCGCAACGGCGAGTATGTGGATGCGTATTATATGGCGCGGATGAAGTAG
- a CDS encoding oxidoreductase, translating into MTLHCAFIGFGKSTTRYHLPYVLNRKDTWHVAHIYRRSAKPEEQSPQYSHIHFTSDLDEVLTDPQVQLVIVCTHADSHFDYAKRALEAGKNVLVEKPFTPTIAEAKELFALAKSKGLTVTPYQNRRFDSCFLTAKKAIESGKLGEIVEIESHFDYYRPVAETKPGLPQDGSFYGLGVHTMDQVISLFGRPDHVAYDIRSLRNKANPDDTFEAQLFFGDLKAIVKTSHLVKIDYPKFIIHGTKGSFIKYGIDQQETSLKANIMPGEPGFAADDSVGVLEYVNDDGVTVREAWAPESGDYGRVYDALYDTLTNGAPNYVKESDVLTNLEILERAFEQASPATVTLAK; encoded by the coding sequence ATGACACTACATTGCGCATTTATTGGATTTGGAAAAAGCACCACTCGCTATCACCTTCCGTATGTTCTCAATCGTAAAGACACCTGGCACGTGGCGCACATCTATCGCCGCAGCGCGAAGCCGGAAGAGCAGTCGCCTCAGTATTCCCACATTCATTTCACCAGCGATCTTGATGAGGTGTTAACGGATCCGCAGGTCCAACTGGTGATCGTCTGTACCCATGCCGACAGCCATTTCGACTACGCGAAACGCGCGCTGGAGGCGGGCAAAAACGTGCTGGTGGAAAAACCCTTTACCCCGACGATTGCGGAAGCAAAAGAACTGTTCGCGCTGGCGAAAAGCAAAGGGCTGACCGTCACGCCGTATCAAAACCGCCGCTTTGACAGCTGCTTCCTCACCGCCAAAAAAGCGATTGAAAGCGGCAAGCTCGGCGAGATTGTCGAAATCGAAAGCCACTTTGACTACTACCGCCCGGTTGCGGAAACCAAACCCGGCCTGCCGCAGGATGGCTCTTTCTATGGCCTGGGCGTGCATACCATGGACCAGGTAATCTCCCTGTTTGGTCGCCCGGATCATGTGGCTTATGACATCCGCAGCCTGCGCAATAAGGCCAACCCGGACGACACCTTTGAAGCGCAGCTGTTCTTTGGCGATCTCAAGGCCATCGTCAAAACCAGCCATCTGGTGAAAATCGACTACCCGAAATTTATCATTCATGGCACCAAAGGCTCGTTTATCAAATACGGTATTGACCAGCAGGAGACCAGCCTGAAGGCCAATATCATGCCGGGTGAGCCGGGCTTTGCGGCGGATGATTCCGTGGGCGTGCTCGAGTACGTCAACGACGACGGCGTGACGGTCCGGGAAGCGTGGGCCCCGGAATCAGGCGACTATGGCCGGGTCTACGATGCGCTGTATGACACTCTCACAAACGGCGCGCCGAATTACGTCAAGGAATCTGACGTACTCACGAACCTGGAGATCCTGGAACGCGCCTTTGAGCAGGCATCACCTGCCACGGTAACCCTCGCGAAATAA
- a CDS encoding pirin family protein — MIYLRKANERGHANHGWLDSWHSFSFADYYDPNFMGFSALRVINDDVIDAGQGFGTHPHKDMEILTYVLEGAVAHKDSMGNEEQVPAGEFQIMSAGTGVRHSEYNPSKTEKLHLYQIWIIPEETGITPRYEQRRFDAKQGKQLVLSPDAREGSLKVHQDMELYRWALAKDEQSVHQIAANRRVWIQVVKGDVTINGTKATTADGLAIWDEQAISVHADGESEILLFDLPPV, encoded by the coding sequence ATGATCTACTTACGCAAAGCAAACGAACGTGGTCACGCGAATCATGGCTGGCTGGACTCATGGCATTCATTCTCGTTTGCTGACTATTACGATCCGAATTTCATGGGCTTCTCGGCACTGCGCGTGATCAACGACGACGTGATTGACGCAGGCCAGGGCTTCGGTACCCACCCGCATAAAGACATGGAAATCCTGACCTATGTGCTCGAAGGTGCCGTAGCGCACAAAGACAGCATGGGTAACGAAGAGCAGGTTCCGGCCGGTGAGTTCCAGATCATGAGTGCGGGTACCGGTGTGCGTCACTCGGAATACAACCCGAGCAAAACGGAAAAACTGCACCTGTATCAAATCTGGATCATTCCAGAAGAAACCGGCATCACGCCGCGCTACGAGCAGCGCCGCTTCGACGCTAAACAGGGCAAACAGCTGGTGCTCTCTCCGGATGCGCGTGAAGGTTCCCTGAAGGTGCACCAGGATATGGAACTGTACCGCTGGGCGCTGGCGAAAGACGAGCAGTCCGTCCATCAGATTGCCGCTAACCGCCGCGTGTGGATCCAGGTGGTGAAAGGTGACGTCACCATTAACGGCACCAAAGCGACAACGGCGGATGGCCTGGCCATCTGGGACGAGCAGGCGATCTCCGTTCACGCCGACGGCGAAAGCGAAATTCTGCTTTTCGACCTGCCGCCAGTATAA
- the gntR gene encoding gluconate operon transcriptional repressor GntR, producing the protein MKKKRPVLQDVADRVGVTKMTVSRFLRNPEQVSVALRGKIAAALDELGYIPNRAPDILSNATSRAVGVLLPSLTNQVFAEVLRGIESVTDAFGYQTMLAHYGYKPELEEERLESMLSWNIDGLILTERTHTPRTLKMIEVAGIPVVELMDSQSPCLDIAVGFDNFEAARQMTAAIIARGHRHVAYLGARLDERTIIKQKGYEQAMLDAGLTPYSVMVEQSSSYTSGIELMRQARREYPQLDGIFCTNDDLAVGAAFECQRLGLSIPRDMAIAGFHGHDIGQVMEPRLASVLTPRERMGRIGAERLLARIRGEVVTPKMLDLGFTLSPGGSI; encoded by the coding sequence ATGAAAAAGAAACGCCCCGTACTTCAGGATGTCGCCGATCGCGTTGGTGTGACCAAAATGACGGTCAGCCGTTTTCTACGTAACCCGGAACAGGTTTCCGTGGCGTTGCGTGGCAAGATTGCCGCTGCCCTTGATGAACTGGGTTATATCCCCAACCGCGCACCCGATATTCTCTCCAATGCTACCAGCCGTGCGGTGGGTGTCCTGCTTCCTTCCCTGACCAACCAGGTCTTTGCCGAAGTGCTGCGCGGTATCGAAAGCGTAACCGATGCGTTCGGTTATCAGACCATGCTCGCCCACTATGGGTACAAGCCTGAACTGGAAGAAGAACGTCTTGAATCGATGCTTTCCTGGAACATCGACGGCCTGATTTTAACGGAACGTACTCACACCCCGCGGACCCTCAAAATGATTGAAGTGGCCGGTATTCCGGTGGTGGAGCTGATGGACAGCCAGTCGCCGTGTCTCGACATTGCCGTCGGCTTTGATAACTTCGAAGCGGCTCGCCAGATGACCGCCGCCATCATTGCGCGCGGACATCGCCACGTGGCGTACCTGGGGGCGCGTCTGGATGAACGTACTATCATCAAACAGAAGGGATACGAGCAGGCGATGCTCGACGCCGGTTTAACCCCGTACAGCGTGATGGTGGAGCAGTCGTCCTCCTACACCTCGGGCATTGAGCTGATGCGTCAGGCGCGACGTGAGTATCCGCAACTGGACGGTATATTCTGCACCAACGATGACCTTGCGGTTGGGGCGGCGTTCGAGTGTCAGCGTCTGGGCCTTTCCATCCCGCGTGATATGGCGATTGCCGGTTTCCACGGCCACGATATCGGGCAGGTGATGGAGCCGCGTCTGGCCAGTGTCCTGACGCCGCGTGAGCGCATGGGCCGTATTGGTGCAGAACGCCTGCTGGCGCGCATTCGTGGCGAGGTGGTTACCCCTAAAATGTTAGATTTAGGTTTCACCTTGTCACCGGGTGGATCTATTTAA
- the gntK gene encoding gluconokinase, whose protein sequence is MSTTNHDHHVYVLMGVSGSGKSAVASEVAHQLHAAFLDGDFLHPRSNIMKMASGEPLNDDDRKPWLQALNDAAFAMQRTNKVSLIVCSALKKTYRDLLRDGNPNLSFIYLKGDFEVIENRLKARKGHFFKTQMLVTQFEALQEPGADEQDVLVVDIDQPLDGVVASTIEVITKRQ, encoded by the coding sequence TTGAGCACGACTAATCATGATCACCACGTTTACGTCCTGATGGGCGTTTCCGGTAGCGGTAAATCAGCCGTGGCCAGCGAAGTGGCGCATCAACTCCATGCGGCGTTTCTTGATGGCGACTTCCTCCATCCGCGCAGCAACATCATGAAAATGGCCTCAGGCGAGCCGCTGAACGACGACGATCGCAAACCGTGGCTGCAGGCGCTGAACGACGCCGCTTTTGCCATGCAGCGCACCAACAAAGTGTCTTTAATTGTCTGCTCCGCCCTGAAAAAAACCTATCGTGACCTGCTGCGTGACGGCAACCCGAACCTTTCTTTCATCTATCTGAAGGGCGATTTCGAGGTGATTGAAAACCGTCTGAAAGCGCGTAAAGGCCACTTCTTTAAGACCCAGATGCTGGTAACGCAGTTCGAGGCGTTGCAGGAGCCGGGTGCGGACGAGCAGGACGTATTGGTGGTTGATATCGATCAACCGCTTGACGGTGTTGTCGCCAGCACCATCGAGGTTATTACTAAAAGGCAGTAA